Proteins from a genomic interval of Pseudoruegeria sp. SHC-113:
- a CDS encoding TfoX/Sxy family protein, with translation MAYDEGLAQLMRDDLAGQDGISEKKMFGGLCFLLHGYMVCGVHAGGGMFRVGKPREAEALAIKGAAPLSFTGRPMGGMVEVTDEALADDPRRAQWIALALTNAASLPLK, from the coding sequence ATGGCCTATGACGAGGGGCTGGCGCAGCTGATGCGCGATGATCTGGCCGGTCAGGACGGCATCTCTGAAAAGAAGATGTTCGGTGGGCTGTGCTTTCTGCTGCACGGCTATATGGTTTGTGGGGTGCATGCGGGCGGCGGGATGTTTCGCGTCGGCAAGCCGCGCGAGGCGGAGGCACTGGCAATCAAAGGCGCAGCCCCCCTGAGCTTCACCGGGCGGCCCATGGGCGGCATGGTCGAGGTGACGGATGAGGCGCTCGCCGATGATCCCCGCCGCGCCCAGTGGATCGCGCTGGCGCTCACCAATGCGGCCAGCCTTCCGCTGAAGTAG
- the ctaA gene encoding heme A synthase — MSQKRAIFEEVGTAEKAQVAAPNPGLIDKASAGGRRAIRIWLMMLFALVAAMILVGGLTRLTDSGLSITEWNLVTGAVPPLNEADWQAEFDKYREIPQYELMNKGMTLAEFQFIYWWEWGHRQLGRFVGLVWGVGFLFFLATKRIPTGWAPRLLGLGALGGLQGAIGWWMVSSGLTGRMVSVASYRLAIHLGLAFIILGLITWFILKLGRSEAALMQARRARNPKLFSMGTGLMHFAFLQILIGALVAGIDAGRGYIDWPLMAGQWIPDDMFNYTPFWSNFFENPALVQFIHRMAAYLLFIFGIVTWRHARASGNDATKRAFDWMAVMLFGQVVLGIVTVMHASPWNIAILHQLGGIALWVLIIRARFYAQYPITQTIRSTKA, encoded by the coding sequence ATGAGCCAGAAACGAGCGATCTTCGAAGAGGTAGGCACCGCCGAGAAGGCCCAGGTGGCCGCGCCCAATCCGGGGCTGATCGACAAGGCCTCCGCCGGGGGCCGCAGAGCGATCCGCATCTGGCTGATGATGCTCTTCGCGCTGGTGGCGGCGATGATCCTCGTCGGAGGGCTGACCCGCCTCACCGATTCCGGCCTTTCCATCACCGAATGGAACCTCGTCACCGGGGCTGTGCCGCCGCTCAACGAAGCTGACTGGCAGGCGGAGTTCGACAAATACCGCGAGATCCCCCAGTACGAGCTGATGAACAAGGGCATGACCCTTGCCGAGTTCCAGTTCATCTATTGGTGGGAATGGGGCCACCGCCAGCTTGGCCGCTTCGTCGGCCTCGTCTGGGGCGTGGGCTTCCTGTTCTTCCTCGCGACCAAGCGCATCCCCACCGGCTGGGCTCCGCGCCTGCTGGGCCTTGGTGCGCTTGGCGGCCTGCAGGGCGCGATCGGCTGGTGGATGGTCTCCTCTGGCCTCACGGGCCGCATGGTCAGCGTCGCCTCCTACCGGCTGGCGATCCACCTCGGGCTCGCCTTCATCATCCTCGGCCTGATCACGTGGTTTATCCTGAAACTGGGCCGCAGCGAGGCCGCGCTGATGCAGGCGCGCCGCGCGCGTAACCCCAAGCTCTTCTCCATGGGCACCGGGCTGATGCATTTCGCCTTCCTGCAGATCCTCATCGGCGCTCTCGTGGCAGGGATCGACGCGGGCCGTGGCTATATCGACTGGCCGCTGATGGCAGGCCAATGGATCCCGGACGACATGTTCAACTACACGCCGTTCTGGAGCAATTTCTTCGAAAACCCCGCGCTGGTGCAGTTCATCCACCGCATGGCGGCGTACTTGCTCTTCATCTTCGGCATCGTCACATGGCGGCACGCCCGCGCCTCCGGCAATGACGCCACCAAACGTGCGTTCGACTGGATGGCGGTGATGCTCTTCGGGCAGGTCGTGTTGGGCATTGTCACCGTGATGCATGCCTCACCGTGGAACATCGCGATCCTGCACCAGCTGGGCGGCATCGCCCTGTGGGTGCTGATCATCCGCGCCCGCTTCTACGCCCAATACCCGATCACCCAAACCATCCGGAGCACCAAGGCATGA
- a CDS encoding LysE family translocator has protein sequence MGVATGSFLLFAASQVATPGPANMALLTTGARYGLRAAMPFVLGVVAGKQLVIWPVGFGLMGLATKVPWVFEILKWASAAYICWLAWRVAHLRLAPGTAEEKAPGFWAGLLVHPLNPKAWAMITAGFTAFVSPGTPALQATATIAICLCMCQLVFHPIWTWGGEKIAARVAGTPAERYLMGTLAALTVASVLFVLFGGGTA, from the coding sequence ATGGGCGTTGCAACGGGATCCTTCCTATTGTTTGCCGCCAGCCAGGTGGCAACGCCCGGCCCGGCCAACATGGCCTTGCTCACCACCGGTGCACGCTATGGGCTTCGGGCCGCCATGCCTTTCGTTCTGGGGGTTGTCGCGGGAAAACAGCTGGTTATCTGGCCGGTTGGCTTCGGGCTCATGGGGCTTGCCACAAAAGTGCCATGGGTGTTCGAGATACTGAAATGGGCCTCGGCGGCCTATATCTGCTGGCTCGCCTGGCGCGTGGCGCATCTGCGTCTGGCACCGGGCACGGCTGAGGAAAAAGCACCAGGTTTCTGGGCGGGGCTGCTCGTGCATCCCTTGAACCCGAAAGCCTGGGCCATGATCACCGCCGGATTCACGGCTTTCGTGAGCCCCGGCACCCCCGCCTTGCAGGCAACGGCCACAATCGCCATCTGTCTGTGTATGTGCCAGCTGGTGTTTCACCCGATCTGGACCTGGGGCGGCGAAAAGATTGCTGCGCGTGTCGCTGGCACGCCGGCGGAACGATATCTCATGGGGACATTGGCCGCCCTGACCGTGGCCAGCGTTCTCTTCGTGCTCTTCGGAGGAGGAACGGCATGA
- a CDS encoding histidine phosphotransferase family protein has protein sequence MPDTTTDDLAGYVGARICHDVINPLGAIGNGLELLMLTLGTQSPELDLLEASVKNAQARVKFLRIAFGAAVDPAPVGAAESRAVLAAYCDGMRHKVAWQIDEDLPRSEQRRAFLMLLCVFSALPLGGEILIDSDGAALTVSAKAPRISASAEAWDPLLEGQFPPETSAATVHFALLALEIGRENATGRRAHLDTTASSLRFTL, from the coding sequence TTGCCTGATACCACCACAGACGATCTCGCCGGATATGTCGGCGCGCGCATCTGCCACGATGTGATAAACCCTTTGGGCGCGATCGGAAATGGGCTGGAGCTTCTGATGCTCACACTCGGCACCCAAAGCCCGGAACTGGATCTACTCGAAGCCTCCGTGAAAAACGCACAGGCCCGCGTGAAATTCCTCCGGATTGCTTTCGGGGCCGCGGTAGACCCAGCCCCCGTCGGGGCCGCGGAGAGCCGGGCTGTGCTGGCGGCCTATTGCGACGGCATGCGCCACAAGGTGGCCTGGCAGATCGACGAAGATCTGCCCCGCAGTGAACAACGGCGCGCCTTCCTGATGCTGCTTTGCGTCTTCTCCGCCCTGCCCCTTGGTGGCGAGATCCTCATCGACAGCGACGGCGCAGCCCTGACCGTCTCTGCCAAGGCCCCGCGCATTTCCGCTTCCGCAGAGGCTTGGGATCCCCTGCTGGAGGGCCAATTCCCACCTGAAACCAGCGCGGCAACCGTTCATTTCGCCCTGCTCGCCCTCGAGATCGGACGCGAAAACGCCACCGGCAGACGGGCCCATCTGGACACCACCGCCTCCTCCCTTCGCTTCACACTCTGA
- a CDS encoding RNA methyltransferase, with the protein MTPAPQPAMILVRPQMGENIGGAARAMWNFGLDRMRIVAPRDGWPNQKAVAMASGAGRLLDEAQLHDDLQGAIADCNFVFATTARQRGLTKPVMSPERAMAHARALIAQGQKVGVLFGPERAGLENEDVARANAIISVPVNPEFASLNLAQCVLLTAYEWRRQTEEVVPEVMEMAKTDFAQAHEVTKLADHFEERLEEAGFFFPEAKAESMKTNLRNLWSRMPLTRADVQVFHGMMRQMVRWKDKGN; encoded by the coding sequence ATGACGCCCGCTCCGCAGCCCGCCATGATCCTCGTGCGCCCCCAGATGGGCGAGAACATCGGCGGCGCGGCGCGTGCGATGTGGAACTTCGGGCTGGACCGGATGCGCATCGTCGCGCCGCGCGACGGCTGGCCCAACCAGAAGGCCGTGGCCATGGCCTCGGGCGCGGGCCGGCTGCTCGATGAAGCCCAGCTGCATGATGATCTGCAGGGCGCGATTGCCGATTGCAACTTCGTCTTCGCCACCACCGCCCGCCAGCGCGGCCTCACCAAGCCGGTGATGAGCCCTGAGCGCGCCATGGCCCATGCCCGCGCGTTGATCGCGCAAGGCCAGAAGGTCGGCGTGCTCTTTGGCCCGGAACGCGCCGGGCTGGAAAACGAGGACGTCGCCCGCGCCAATGCCATCATCTCGGTGCCGGTGAACCCCGAGTTCGCCTCGCTGAACCTCGCCCAATGCGTGCTGCTCACCGCCTATGAGTGGCGCCGCCAAACCGAAGAGGTGGTGCCCGAGGTGATGGAAATGGCGAAAACCGACTTCGCACAGGCCCATGAGGTCACCAAGCTCGCCGACCATTTCGAGGAACGGCTTGAGGAGGCCGGCTTCTTCTTCCCTGAGGCCAAGGCCGAGTCGATGAAAACCAACCTGCGCAACCTCTGGTCCCGCATGCCGCTCACCCGCGCCGATGTGCAGGTCTTCCACGGCATGATGCGCCAGATGGTGCGCTGGAAGGACAAGGGCAACTGA
- a CDS encoding GNAT family N-acetyltransferase — protein MIAQAQKFTVRLAETEADLRAAQRLRYEVFVAELGGDGALVDHDARLERDAFDPHYDHLLLIDPAAPSEVLGGVVGVYRLLRSDQLAAVGGFYSESEYDVAVLKASGRKLLELGRSCLHPAYRGGTAMYHLWNALSAYVRDHDIEVLFGVASFHGTDVQVLAEPLSLLHHRHLAPADLRVRAQPDHFQPMDLLTEDAIDRKAAMLATPALIKAYLRLGGFVGEGAYVDHAFNTTDVCLILDVARMNERQRAIYSRESGQ, from the coding sequence ATGATCGCGCAGGCGCAGAAATTCACCGTCCGGCTAGCCGAAACCGAGGCCGATCTCAGGGCCGCGCAGCGCTTGCGCTACGAGGTCTTCGTGGCCGAGCTCGGGGGCGACGGAGCCTTGGTGGATCACGACGCGCGCCTTGAGCGCGATGCGTTTGATCCGCATTACGACCACCTCCTGCTGATCGATCCTGCCGCACCGTCCGAGGTGTTGGGCGGGGTTGTGGGCGTCTACCGGCTGTTGCGCAGCGATCAGCTCGCCGCTGTGGGGGGCTTCTATTCGGAAAGCGAATACGATGTGGCGGTGCTGAAGGCCTCCGGCCGAAAGCTGCTCGAGTTGGGGCGCTCCTGCCTGCATCCGGCCTATCGCGGCGGCACGGCCATGTATCACCTGTGGAACGCGCTTTCGGCCTATGTGCGCGACCACGATATCGAAGTCTTGTTCGGGGTGGCGAGTTTTCACGGCACCGATGTGCAGGTTTTGGCCGAACCTCTATCGCTGCTGCACCACCGCCATCTTGCGCCCGCCGATCTGCGCGTACGCGCCCAGCCTGATCACTTCCAGCCGATGGACTTGCTCACCGAGGATGCCATCGACCGCAAGGCCGCCATGCTGGCCACGCCCGCGCTGATCAAGGCCTATCTGCGGCTTGGCGGTTTCGTGGGCGAGGGGGCCTACGTGGATCATGCCTTCAACACCACCGATGTCTGCCTCATTCTGGATGTGGCGCGCATGAACGAACGCCAGCGCGCGATCTACTCGCGGGAAAGCGGGCAATGA
- a CDS encoding thiamine phosphate synthase, whose translation MADIERPQIYLITPPEIELSTYPDVLARVLDAEEIACVRLSLATRDEDRVARAADAVREVCHARDIAIVIENHMMLVERLGLDGVHLGDGGRSLRKVRKDLGTDAIVGAYCGASTHDGMVAGEAGADYVAFGPVGTTPLGDGSVAEADLFQWWSEMIEVPVVAEGALSDALIRKLAPFTDFFGIGEEIWRTEDPAAALRAFVAEMS comes from the coding sequence ATGGCCGATATCGAGCGCCCGCAGATCTACCTGATCACCCCCCCGGAGATCGAGCTTTCCACCTACCCCGACGTGCTGGCCCGCGTGCTGGACGCCGAGGAGATCGCCTGCGTGCGGCTCTCGCTGGCCACCCGCGACGAGGATCGCGTGGCCCGTGCGGCGGACGCGGTGCGCGAGGTCTGCCATGCGCGCGACATCGCCATCGTGATCGAGAACCACATGATGCTGGTGGAGCGTCTGGGGCTGGACGGCGTGCATCTGGGCGATGGCGGCCGCAGCCTGCGCAAGGTGCGCAAGGATCTGGGCACTGATGCCATCGTCGGCGCTTACTGCGGGGCCTCGACCCATGACGGGATGGTCGCGGGCGAAGCGGGCGCGGATTACGTGGCGTTTGGCCCCGTCGGCACCACGCCGCTGGGTGATGGCTCCGTGGCGGAGGCCGATCTCTTCCAGTGGTGGAGCGAGATGATCGAAGTGCCGGTGGTGGCCGAAGGGGCGCTGTCGGACGCGTTGATCCGCAAGCTTGCGCCCTTCACCGATTTCTTCGGCATCGGCGAGGAAATCTGGCGCACCGAGGATCCGGCCGCCGCCTTGCGCGCCTTCGTGGCCGAGATGAGCTGA
- a CDS encoding lysophospholipid acyltransferase family protein, producing the protein MNVTWTSQDTPEAAAPLGWQDWLRVVWRGAALGGLTFGCLLILLLLRLIEKPLYGVERPITPHITQFVCRNAFRILGMDYATVGTQMRQKGAVVANHASWLDIFTLNARKRVYFVSKSEVEGWPGIGWLARATGTVFITRDPKQARAQQEIFEARLKAGHKLLFFPEGTSTDGRQVLPFKPTLFQAFFADGLKEILWVQPVSVIYHAPEGEDARFYGWWGDMDFGTHLIKTLAAKRPGGVEVVYHAPVKVAHFKGRKALALHCEKAVRQGVSDYIR; encoded by the coding sequence ATGAACGTGACATGGACCTCGCAGGACACGCCCGAGGCTGCCGCGCCGCTGGGCTGGCAGGATTGGCTGCGCGTGGTCTGGCGGGGCGCGGCGCTCGGGGGGCTGACCTTCGGCTGCCTGCTGATCCTGCTGCTGTTGCGCCTGATCGAAAAACCGCTCTACGGCGTGGAGCGCCCGATCACGCCGCATATCACCCAATTCGTCTGCCGCAACGCCTTCCGTATTCTCGGGATGGACTACGCCACCGTGGGCACGCAGATGCGTCAGAAAGGGGCGGTGGTGGCCAACCACGCCTCTTGGCTTGATATTTTCACCCTCAACGCGCGCAAGCGGGTCTATTTCGTGAGCAAATCCGAGGTGGAGGGCTGGCCCGGCATCGGCTGGCTCGCGCGCGCCACGGGCACTGTGTTCATCACCCGCGACCCCAAGCAGGCCCGCGCCCAGCAGGAGATCTTTGAAGCGCGCCTGAAGGCAGGCCACAAGCTTCTGTTTTTCCCCGAAGGCACCTCAACCGATGGGCGCCAGGTGTTGCCCTTCAAGCCGACTCTGTTTCAGGCCTTCTTCGCTGACGGTTTGAAAGAAATTCTCTGGGTACAACCCGTCAGCGTGATCTACCACGCGCCCGAGGGTGAAGATGCGCGGTTCTACGGCTGGTGGGGCGACATGGATTTCGGCACGCATCTGATCAAGACGCTGGCCGCCAAACGGCCCGGCGGGGTGGAGGTCGTCTACCACGCGCCGGTCAAGGTGGCCCATTTCAAAGGGCGCAAGGCGCTGGCGCTGCATTGCGAAAAAGCGGTGCGACAGGGGGTGAGCGACTACATCCGGTAG
- the proB gene encoding glutamate 5-kinase: protein MATLGAARRLVVKIGSALLVDRTSGDLKTHWLKALAEDVATVKARGTDVVLVSSGSIALGRGVLGLPKGALSLEQSQAAAAVGQIRLARAYEEVLAPHGITTAQVLVTLEDSANRRRYLNSRATLSQLLSLGAVPIVNENDTVATDEIRFGDNDRLAAQIAVTVGADQLVLLSDVDGLYTANPAQDPTATRFDVVEEITPEIEAMAGDGISGLSKGGMKTKLLAAKTAMGAGCAMVITEGSTLNPLAGLRNGAPCTWFLPKEDPQAARKRWIAAMKPQGELRVDAGAARALSQGKSLLPAGVTEVIGDFGRGDPVSILGPAGQTLGRGLARYTAEEARQIRGLRSGDIEGVLGYTGRAALIHRDDMVL from the coding sequence ATGGCAACCCTAGGCGCCGCGCGCCGGCTCGTTGTCAAGATCGGCTCGGCCCTGCTGGTGGATCGCACCAGCGGTGATCTGAAAACCCATTGGCTGAAGGCGCTGGCCGAGGATGTGGCCACGGTGAAGGCGCGCGGCACCGATGTGGTGCTGGTGTCTTCGGGCTCCATTGCGCTGGGGCGCGGTGTGCTGGGCCTGCCCAAGGGCGCGCTTTCGCTGGAGCAGAGCCAGGCGGCCGCCGCGGTGGGGCAGATCCGGCTCGCGCGTGCCTATGAGGAAGTGCTTGCGCCGCATGGGATCACCACTGCTCAGGTGCTGGTGACGTTGGAAGACAGCGCCAACCGCCGTCGCTACCTCAACTCCCGCGCCACGCTTTCACAGCTGCTGAGCCTTGGCGCGGTGCCCATCGTGAACGAAAACGACACCGTCGCCACCGATGAGATCCGCTTCGGCGACAACGACCGTCTCGCTGCGCAAATCGCCGTCACCGTTGGGGCAGATCAACTGGTGCTGCTGTCGGATGTGGACGGGCTCTACACCGCAAACCCGGCACAGGATCCCACCGCCACGCGGTTTGACGTGGTGGAGGAGATCACGCCCGAGATCGAGGCGATGGCGGGCGATGGCATCTCGGGCCTCTCCAAGGGCGGTATGAAAACCAAGCTGCTGGCCGCCAAAACCGCCATGGGCGCGGGCTGCGCCATGGTGATCACCGAAGGCAGCACGCTGAACCCGCTGGCCGGGCTGCGAAACGGCGCGCCCTGCACGTGGTTCCTGCCCAAGGAAGATCCGCAAGCCGCGCGCAAGCGCTGGATCGCGGCGATGAAGCCGCAAGGCGAATTGCGGGTGGACGCAGGCGCGGCCCGCGCGCTCTCGCAAGGCAAATCCCTGCTCCCGGCAGGGGTGACGGAGGTTATCGGGGATTTCGGACGCGGTGATCCGGTCTCCATCCTTGGCCCAGCGGGGCAAACGCTGGGGCGGGGTCTTGCGCGCTACACCGCGGAAGAAGCCCGCCAGATCCGGGGCCTGCGCTCCGGTGACATCGAGGGCGTTCTCGGCTACACAGGCCGCGCCGCCCTCATCCACAGGGATGACATGGTGCTCTAG
- the rpmA gene encoding 50S ribosomal protein L27 — MAHKKAGGSSRNGRDSAGRRLGVKKFGGEAVIPGNIIARQRGTKFWPGQNVGMGKDHTIFATEEGKVTFHKGLKGRTFISVLPVAEAAE, encoded by the coding sequence ATGGCACATAAAAAAGCAGGCGGTTCATCCCGTAACGGTCGCGACTCCGCTGGTCGCCGCCTTGGTGTGAAGAAGTTCGGTGGCGAAGCCGTCATCCCGGGCAACATCATTGCGCGTCAGCGCGGCACCAAATTCTGGCCGGGTCAGAACGTGGGTATGGGCAAAGACCACACCATCTTCGCAACCGAAGAAGGCAAGGTCACATTCCACAAGGGCCTCAAGGGCCGCACCTTCATTTCGGTTCTCCCGGTGGCGGAGGCCGCTGAGTAA
- a CDS encoding glutamate-5-semialdehyde dehydrogenase has translation MKDMDTIEGLMADIGARAKAASAELGFASAERKHAALIGAAEAVWNRRADIIAANEKDMAYGREKGLSPAMMDRLMLDEARIRGIVDGLRAVAEQKDPVGEVITEWDMASGLHIQRVRTPLGVIGVIYESRPNVTADAGALCLKAGNAVILRGGSESFHSSGAIHACLQEGLRSAGLPEDAIQRVPTRDRAAVAEMLKMVETIDVIVPRGGKGLVGLVQREARVPVFAHLEGICHIYVDAKADTEKAKAVVLNAKTRRTGICGAAECLLIHKDVAATLGQALVDMLKEAGVEVRAGEGLEGTIPASDEDFGKEFLDMIIAAKVVEDVDGAIAHIRQYGSNHTDCILTEDDAAAARFFTRLDSAILMRNASTQFADGGEFGMGAEIGIATGKMHARGPVGAEQLTSFKYLVTGDGTIRG, from the coding sequence ATGAAAGACATGGACACCATCGAAGGCCTGATGGCCGATATCGGCGCCCGCGCCAAAGCGGCCTCCGCCGAGCTGGGCTTTGCCAGCGCCGAACGCAAACACGCCGCCCTCATTGGCGCGGCCGAGGCCGTCTGGAACCGCCGGGCCGATATCATCGCCGCCAATGAAAAAGACATGGCTTATGGCCGAGAGAAGGGCCTGAGCCCGGCGATGATGGATCGCCTGATGCTGGATGAAGCCCGCATCCGCGGCATCGTGGACGGCCTGCGCGCCGTGGCCGAGCAGAAGGATCCCGTCGGCGAGGTGATCACCGAATGGGACATGGCCTCAGGCCTGCACATCCAGCGCGTGCGCACGCCGCTCGGCGTGATCGGCGTGATCTATGAAAGCCGCCCCAACGTAACGGCCGATGCCGGCGCGCTCTGCCTGAAAGCGGGCAACGCCGTGATCCTGCGCGGTGGCTCCGAGAGCTTCCACTCCTCCGGCGCGATCCACGCCTGCCTGCAGGAGGGCCTGCGGTCCGCTGGCCTGCCCGAAGACGCGATCCAGCGCGTGCCGACCCGCGATCGCGCGGCGGTGGCCGAGATGCTGAAAATGGTGGAAACGATCGACGTGATCGTGCCGCGCGGCGGCAAGGGGCTCGTGGGCCTCGTGCAACGCGAAGCGCGCGTGCCCGTCTTTGCCCATCTCGAAGGCATCTGCCACATCTACGTGGACGCCAAGGCCGACACGGAAAAGGCCAAGGCCGTGGTGCTCAACGCCAAAACCCGCCGCACCGGCATCTGCGGCGCCGCCGAATGCCTGCTCATTCACAAGGACGTCGCCGCCACGCTGGGGCAGGCGCTCGTGGACATGCTGAAAGAGGCGGGCGTCGAAGTGCGCGCGGGCGAAGGGCTGGAAGGTACGATCCCGGCCAGCGACGAGGATTTCGGCAAGGAATTCCTCGACATGATCATCGCCGCGAAAGTGGTGGAGGATGTGGACGGGGCGATTGCGCACATCCGCCAATATGGTTCCAACCACACCGATTGCATCCTCACCGAAGATGATGCGGCAGCGGCGCGGTTCTTCACCCGGCTCGACAGCGCCATCCTGATGCGCAACGCCTCCACGCAGTTTGCTGACGGTGGAGAGTTCGGCATGGGCGCGGAAATCGGCATCGCCACCGGCAAGATGCACGCGCGCGGCCCCGTCGGGGCCGAGCAGCTGACCAGCTTCAAATACCTTGTGACGGGCGACGGCACCATCCGGGGCTGA
- the obgE gene encoding GTPase ObgE — protein sequence MKFLDLAKVYIRSGAGGGGCVSFRREKFIEYGGPNGGDGGRGGYVWAEAVDGLNTLIDFRYQQHFFAKNGQPGMGNQRTGADGDDIVLRVPVGTEILDEDEETLIADITEVGQRVLLAKGGNGGFGNLHFKSSTNQAPRRANPGQPGVERTLWLRLKLIADAGLLGMPNAGKSTFLAATSNARPKVADYPFTTLHPNLGVVGVDGVEFVVADIPGLIEGASEGRGLGDLFLGHVERCAVLLHLVDGTSGDPVKDYETIIGELEAYGGDLADKPRVTVLNKIDTLDEEERAFIKEELEAAVGGPVMLMSGVSGEGVENVLRTLRGQIDENRLRVRIEETGGEEPEEWQP from the coding sequence ATGAAGTTTCTCGATCTCGCAAAGGTCTATATTCGCTCCGGCGCGGGGGGCGGGGGCTGTGTCAGCTTCCGGCGCGAGAAGTTCATTGAATACGGCGGCCCCAACGGCGGCGACGGCGGGCGCGGCGGCTATGTCTGGGCGGAGGCCGTGGACGGGCTCAACACGCTCATCGATTTCCGCTACCAGCAGCATTTCTTCGCCAAGAACGGCCAGCCGGGCATGGGCAACCAGCGCACCGGCGCGGATGGCGATGACATCGTGCTGCGCGTGCCCGTGGGCACCGAGATCCTCGATGAGGACGAAGAAACCCTGATCGCCGACATCACCGAAGTCGGCCAGCGCGTGCTGCTGGCCAAGGGCGGCAACGGCGGCTTCGGCAACCTGCATTTCAAAAGCTCCACCAACCAGGCCCCGCGCCGCGCCAACCCCGGCCAGCCCGGTGTGGAGCGTACGCTCTGGCTGCGGCTCAAGCTTATTGCCGATGCGGGCCTGCTGGGCATGCCCAACGCGGGCAAATCCACCTTTCTCGCCGCCACCTCCAACGCGAGGCCCAAGGTGGCCGATTACCCCTTCACCACGCTGCATCCCAACCTTGGCGTGGTCGGCGTGGATGGTGTGGAATTCGTTGTCGCCGATATTCCCGGCCTGATCGAGGGCGCGTCCGAAGGCCGTGGCCTTGGCGATCTGTTCCTTGGTCACGTGGAACGCTGCGCGGTGCTGCTGCATCTGGTGGACGGCACCTCGGGCGATCCGGTGAAGGATTACGAGACCATCATCGGCGAGCTTGAAGCCTATGGCGGCGATCTGGCCGACAAGCCCCGCGTGACGGTGCTGAACAAGATCGACACGCTGGACGAGGAAGAACGCGCTTTCATCAAGGAAGAGCTGGAGGCCGCCGTGGGTGGCCCGGTGATGCTGATGTCGGGCGTGTCCGGTGAGGGCGTCGAGAATGTGTTGCGCACCCTGCGCGGCCAGATCGACGAGAACCGCCTACGTGTGCGCATCGAGGAAACCGGGGGGGAGGAGCCGGAAGAATGGCAACCCTAG
- a CDS encoding DUF3553 domain-containing protein codes for MGSSNDFLEPGMLVRHPVQPDWGLGQVQSNIGGKITVNFQEAGKVVIDGHHVQLLIVYE; via the coding sequence ATGGGGTCGTCGAATGATTTTCTGGAGCCCGGCATGCTGGTAAGGCATCCCGTCCAGCCCGATTGGGGGCTTGGACAGGTGCAATCCAATATCGGCGGCAAGATCACTGTGAATTTTCAGGAGGCGGGAAAGGTCGTCATCGACGGACATCACGTGCAGCTCCTGATCGTTTACGAGTGA
- a CDS encoding GNAT family N-acetyltransferase translates to MKLEPIVTQSVIETERFTLRPLRRSDAGLLAMYAGDKRVAEGTRSIPHPLPPGATEAFITRSSAEDRIEDVWVMDGTAHGAAEVQGLISLKPEGEGRSVIGYWVAPLFWNTGLASEAVAALLAANPQNSKTIFAEVFQDNPASARVLTNAGFAYIGDAETYSVAREANVPTWTYLKKLG, encoded by the coding sequence ATGAAACTCGAACCCATCGTCACCCAATCGGTGATCGAAACTGAGCGCTTCACTCTGCGCCCGCTGCGGCGGTCGGATGCGGGCCTTCTGGCCATGTATGCCGGCGACAAGCGCGTGGCCGAGGGCACCCGCTCGATCCCGCACCCCTTGCCACCCGGCGCGACGGAAGCCTTCATCACGCGTTCCTCTGCCGAGGACCGGATCGAGGACGTCTGGGTCATGGACGGCACCGCCCATGGCGCGGCGGAAGTGCAGGGGCTGATCAGCCTGAAGCCCGAGGGCGAAGGCCGCTCCGTTATCGGCTACTGGGTCGCGCCGCTGTTCTGGAACACGGGCCTCGCCTCGGAAGCCGTCGCGGCGCTGCTGGCGGCCAACCCGCAGAACAGCAAAACGATCTTTGCCGAGGTGTTCCAAGACAACCCGGCCAGCGCGCGGGTGCTGACCAACGCCGGCTTCGCCTATATCGGCGACGCCGAAACCTACTCCGTGGCCCGGGAAGCCAACGTGCCCACCTGGACCTACCTAAAAAAGCTCGGATAA